The Flavobacteriales bacterium genome contains the following window.
CATCAGCGCGGCCTTGATGCTACTGTGGCTGCGCAGCAAGCGACCACCCGGCAGAGGCGTGCTCATCGCGTGGAACCTTGCTTGCCTGGTGCTGCTCTTCATCGTGGTGGTCACCGCGGTGCTGAGCATTCCGAGCAGCGTGCAGCGCATCAATTTCTCCACGCCCAACGTGCTGGTGACTGCCGTGCCGTGGGTGCTGCTACCGGCCATGTTGGTGCCGGTGGTGCTGTGGGCGCATGTTGCGGCATTGACCGGTTTGCTCGGTGGGCGGAGGCAGTAGTGAGGCAAGCGCAAAAACGAACGCCCGCCCTGTTGTCCAGAGCGGGCGTCGCTGCATGATCGATCAATGCTCAGGGCTGCACCGCGGCCACGGCGGCTTCCTCCTTGGCCTTGCTGCTGGTGCTGATCTCGCGCACGCACTGCCAGCTGTCGCCGCTCTTCTTGAAGATGGCGAAGTAGGTGCCTTGGTCCACCACCGCGCCGGTCTTGTCGGTGTCGGTCCACGAGCCGATCTCGGTCACGTGGTCGGTGCCAGCGAAGACATCGATGACCTTGAAGGTGGGCGTGCGGCCCAAGGTGTCGTTGGCCATCTTATCGGCCATGTCCTGGCGCAGGCTGGCCTTGCCCATGAGGGGTTCGCGGTGCATGCCGTAGCTCACCACATCGTCGGCGTAATAGCTCATCACGGCATCCACGTTCTTGGCGGCTGCGGCTGTGGCATAGGCATCCTCCATGCCTTGGATGGTGGCGGTGAGGGCAGCTGCATCCACGGCGGGCGCGGCCATGGGCTCGCTGGGTGCAGGGCTGCTGCAGGCGGCGAAGAGCGCGAGACCGCAGACAGCAATGGGGAACAAGGTGCTTGTGCGCATGGTGAAGAAGGGGTTGGTTGGGCGAGGGACGGGGAATTCCGCCTTCGTATCAAAGATGATCGTTTATTCCGGACCGATCCCGCGCTGACGCCGTGTGCTCCCGAACGAAGCCATGCAGCGGCGAAGTCCGTCACGCCAACAAGAGCCATGCTGCGGCAGCCAGCAGCACCAGCACCGAAACCGCGAGCAGGAAGCGCGCGGCGGCACGCTTCCACCGCGGTGTGTCGTTGTTGAAGAACCAAGGGTAGAACTGCTTCACGGCCCTGCAAGTTGGCCCTAAGAGCCTGTTTGGGATCCCTTCGAACTCGCTCTCCGGTCTCTTTTCCGCCCATGCTTCGCCGGAAAATAATCCCGTAGGCACCGCTACGCGATGATTTTCCGGATGCGCCTGAACGAAAAATAGCCTCGGAGCCCTTCGTTCAAGAGAGCCCAAACAGGCCCCAACGCCGAAGCCCTGGCAATACCAGGGCCCCGGTGTTGGGCACGACGCGGCTCAGCTGTTCGCCTTCCGCTCGTGCGTGGGCTTGCCCAAGCGCTCGATCAGCTCGTGCACCTGTTCTTTCGTCTGGCCGAGCTTATTCTGCAGGCGGCCGACCAGTTCATCTTCCTTGCCCTCGGCGTAGAGCAGATCGTTGTCGGTGAGGTCGGCGTACTGCTGCTTCAGCTTGCCTTTGATCTCGTTCCAGTTGCCTTTGATCTTGTCCGTTGTAGCACTCATGGCTGTTGGGGTGTTTGGGGTTCGGGCTGTGTGGACCACGGAGCGTGCCACGCGCGGAAAGTCGCGCCGGGCAGGGCATTCGTTCAACTTGGTGTTCCGAGGCGCGGGGTGGTGCGGCCTCGTTCGGGGGCGATCGCGCCACGCGATGGGACTGCACGCTACCTTCCCACCATGAGAACACTTCTCCTCCCCTTCCTCATCGTTGCCGCGGCGCTCAACGCGCAAGTGGTGATCACGCAAACCACGCAATGGACGGTGCCTGCGGGTGTCGATACCGCCACGTTCGAGCTGATCGGCGCGGGCGGCAGCGGTGGCACCAACGGCGGTGGTGGTGGTGGTGGCGGTGGTTACGCGCGACGCACCACTGCGGTGACGCCCGGCACAACGTACAGCATTGTGGTGGGCGCAGGTGGCAGCGGCACGGGCACCATCGTGGGCGGCTTGGGCATGTTCGCCGAGGCCGGTGGCAACGGCAGCAGCGTGCCCAACCCCAACCTGGGCGGCGGCGGTGCTGGCGGCAACGGCGTGGGCGGTCAGGTGAACCGCACGGGCGGCACGGGCGGTGGTGGCTACTGGACCTACTTCGGTGGCGGCGGCGGCGGCGCGGCAGGGCCCACAAGCAACGGCGGCATTGGCGGCAACACGATCGTGTGGAACGGCAACAACTGCCTCACACCCGGTGGTGCTGGTGGCACCAGCGGTGGCGGCCCGTCCGGTACCGGGGGCAAGGGCGCGGGTTTCACCGATAACAATTGCACGGTGACCGACCCTGAGGGCAATGGCGACAACTACGGCGCGGGTGGCGGCGGTGGTAATGGCATCGGTTCGCCCGGCGGCACGGGCAGCGGCGGCGTGTGCATCATCTCTTGGAATTCATCGAGCGCCGTGGCCGAGAGCGGTGCGTTGGAGAGCGTCTCTGCCGTGTTCATTGATGGGCAGCTCTTGGTGCGCAACGCGCCAGCGGGTGCGGTGTGCACGTTGGTGGATGCGCGCGGCGCAGTGATCTGGAGCGGTGCGGCGAATGCGTTTGCAAGTGATGCGGCCCCGGGTGTGTATGCATTGAGCGTGAAGGCGGGGAAGGAAGAGAAGGTGGTGAGGGTAGTTTGGTGAGTGTTTCCACCTTTTCCTTGACGAAAAGGTGGAGCCAAAAGTCAACCACGATCAAAGCCGCAATCCGGCTCGCACGGGCCCGCAGCACGGGCTCCCCGAGCCGGATGCGGCCGCGCTGATCGTGGACACCTCCCCGCAGCTGCCTGCATGGAAGCTCCTTAGTGGGAGGGATCGCACCCTCGTCATCGCGAGGGTCGCATTTGGACCCGAAGCGATCCAGCATGGCATCAGTCCCTGGCTGGATCGCGTCGCTCG
Protein-coding sequences here:
- a CDS encoding DUF4440 domain-containing protein, producing the protein MRTSTLFPIAVCGLALFAACSSPAPSEPMAAPAVDAAALTATIQGMEDAYATAAAAKNVDAVMSYYADDVVSYGMHREPLMGKASLRQDMADKMANDTLGRTPTFKVIDVFAGTDHVTEIGSWTDTDKTGAVVDQGTYFAIFKKSGDSWQCVREISTSSKAKEEAAVAAVQP
- a CDS encoding CsbD family protein, translating into MSATTDKIKGNWNEIKGKLKQQYADLTDNDLLYAEGKEDELVGRLQNKLGQTKEQVHELIERLGKPTHERKANS